A stretch of Myxococcus hansupus DNA encodes these proteins:
- a CDS encoding AAA family ATPase, with protein MTFRFQQLTLDQFRCFEHLELALEDDLTLLFAENGGGKTAILHALAAGLTSFQAGSPRLLKLDAQRDARKVTLDERGRREAAGPCTLAWTAKVGDEAAKWSNSANPASNRKTSDHAAVLEAIEKVRVPGARWPLFAFYGVDRMGRSKASTKPAPTRPDRWEGYSSALDPAQDDSALLTWLLEEILADTVRRQNNEPERFLATAVMDTVAKATPGVTRAWYDPKERSPVMRFETGEVATWKELSDGFHVYLSLVTDLARRAVMLNEQDGSDAPSVVEGVVLIDEIDLHLHPRWQRVVLDGLRRIFPRLQFVVTTHSPQVLSSALNRQVRLIHNGKLWPGTIHVEGRDSNSIMREYFDTDARDEEGAKKLASLDDVIDAGNAEEAKRQFAELLTLWGTLDPDLIRRKARVDRM; from the coding sequence ATGACCTTTCGTTTTCAGCAGCTTACTCTCGACCAGTTCCGCTGCTTCGAACACCTAGAGCTGGCGCTCGAAGACGACCTCACTCTGCTCTTCGCCGAGAACGGTGGCGGCAAGACGGCCATCCTGCACGCGCTCGCCGCAGGGCTGACATCGTTTCAGGCGGGCTCACCGCGTCTACTGAAGCTCGATGCCCAGCGCGACGCGCGCAAGGTCACGCTCGACGAGCGTGGTCGTCGCGAGGCCGCAGGCCCTTGCACCCTCGCATGGACCGCGAAGGTTGGCGACGAGGCCGCCAAGTGGTCGAATAGCGCAAACCCCGCCTCGAACCGCAAGACCTCCGATCACGCCGCCGTGCTCGAGGCCATCGAGAAGGTGCGCGTGCCTGGCGCGCGCTGGCCGCTCTTCGCGTTCTACGGCGTGGACCGAATGGGGCGAAGCAAGGCCTCGACCAAGCCCGCGCCGACGCGCCCCGATCGCTGGGAGGGCTACTCCTCCGCGCTCGACCCGGCGCAGGACGACTCGGCGCTCCTGACCTGGCTCCTCGAGGAGATCCTCGCCGACACCGTGCGCCGCCAGAACAACGAGCCCGAGCGCTTCTTGGCCACCGCTGTGATGGACACCGTCGCCAAGGCGACGCCCGGCGTGACGCGCGCTTGGTATGATCCCAAGGAGCGCAGCCCCGTCATGCGCTTCGAGACGGGCGAAGTTGCGACGTGGAAGGAGCTGTCAGACGGCTTCCACGTCTACCTTTCGCTCGTCACCGACCTCGCCCGCCGCGCGGTGATGCTCAACGAGCAAGATGGGAGCGACGCGCCGAGCGTCGTCGAGGGCGTGGTGCTGATCGACGAGATCGACCTGCACCTGCACCCGCGTTGGCAGCGCGTCGTGCTCGACGGCCTCCGCAGGATCTTCCCGCGGCTTCAGTTCGTCGTGACCACGCACTCGCCGCAGGTGCTGAGCAGCGCGCTCAACCGGCAGGTACGGCTGATCCACAACGGGAAGCTATGGCCCGGCACGATCCACGTCGAGGGGCGCGACAGCAACTCGATCATGCGCGAGTACTTCGACACCGATGCTCGTGACGAGGAAGGTGCCAAGAAGCTAGCCTCACTCGATGACGTGATCGACGCAGGCAATGCCGAGGAAGCCAAGCGGCAGTTCGCCGAGTTGCTCACGCTGTGGGGCACGCTCGACCCCGACCTCATTCGTCGCAAGGCGCGCGTAGACCGGATGTGA
- a CDS encoding Eco57I restriction-modification methylase domain-containing protein, whose protein sequence is MARRLSTTRAAELAFNAISIEGGLLAADWLSRAAQLKAPLQDPADYGVPKGIELRDEIGRSWRIAQAHWADFEAGRKAKAEPDALSRRFTLSLLREALGYGDLAEQQQSLELDGRGWPLTSIDGTGRVPLVCAPAGSGLDTPHRCLGDEHRKRSAFGLIQEFLNFSKDALWGLASDGLTLRIVRDNASLTRPAWIEIDLARIFTERLYPDFAAAWLVLHRSRFGRADRDPASCALEAWHSSARSEGTRARERLRGGFEDAILALGQGFLSHPSNQALRKALHDGSLTKKAYFGELLRLVYRLIFLLAIEERELLHPKNATNDAKARYALGYSMKRLRDRSSRRAAQDRHGDFWEALKVVFRGLSNGEAALGLPALGGLFAPTQCPNLDGASLDNRALLGAVFKLCWLRESSGLSRVNWRDMGADELGYVYEGLLELDPHITQDGRTFSLVDHRGNDRKTSGSYYTPESLVSVLLDSALEPVIADTIAKHPTSTAKALLDLAIVDPACGSGHFLLVAARRLATHVARVSASGTPSAEEYQRALRQVVAKCIFGVDLNPMAIELCKVSLWMEAVDPGLPLTFLDSHIQHGNALIGTTPALMANGVPDAAWDPIEGDDKKTASALRKKNKVEAKQSTLNLSSRAVDEAKAVTQAVADLDAESDTDAASLKGKEQHWTGILSSDAYRHQKLVADAWCSAFVWPKHPGPFAEAAPTNGVWHRLRDVGTASQTTTTTTSELAEQYRFFHWHLQFPQVFAKGGFDVVLGNPPWERVKLQEQEFFAPRDEEIANAPNASARKKLIARLPATNPALWEEWTTASRRAEGESHTIRQSGRYPLCGKGDVNTYAIFAEHNRSVLGPCGRAGFIVPTGIATDDTTKEYFGTLVTGRELATFYSFENEEFVFPGVHHAFRFALLTVTRAQTKAAADLVFFARQVTALDDPERHFSLTPADFEALNPNTRTCPTFRSRRDADINLAMYRRVGVLWREDDPDGNPWGVRFMAMLHMANDSGLFRTRTELEAAGWKLDGNCFVLNPQRALPLIEAKMVHHFDHRYGTYEGQSEAQANQGKLPEFDDAAHADPNRLTLPNYWVPSSDVRDRLAERWSRGWLLGWRNICRSTDQRTVLMSLFPAVGVAHSMHLMTASRPPLELAVLYATLVSFVVDYAARQKVGGTNLTHGYMRQFPVPSPDFFLRNAPWDWMPIRDWITPRVIELTYTAWDLEPFALDVGDGGPPYVWDPERRFLLRAELDAAFFHLYGLSRDDVDYIMGTFPVVKKNDEKAYGEFRTKRVVLERYDALAASAASGKPYVSPLGPPRRA, encoded by the coding sequence ATGGCACGACGTCTCTCCACTACTCGGGCTGCGGAGCTTGCCTTCAACGCCATCTCCATTGAGGGCGGCCTGCTCGCGGCGGACTGGTTGTCGCGCGCCGCCCAGCTCAAGGCGCCCCTCCAAGACCCGGCCGACTACGGCGTTCCCAAGGGCATTGAGCTGCGTGACGAGATCGGGCGGTCCTGGCGCATCGCCCAGGCACACTGGGCCGACTTCGAGGCCGGTCGCAAAGCCAAGGCAGAGCCCGACGCCTTGTCTCGTCGCTTCACCCTCTCGCTCCTCCGTGAAGCGCTGGGCTATGGCGACCTTGCGGAGCAACAACAATCGCTCGAGCTCGACGGGCGAGGCTGGCCGCTCACCTCCATCGATGGCACAGGGCGCGTCCCTCTGGTGTGCGCACCCGCAGGGAGTGGGCTCGACACTCCGCATCGCTGCCTCGGCGACGAGCACCGCAAGCGCAGCGCCTTTGGCCTGATCCAGGAGTTCTTGAACTTCTCGAAGGACGCCCTGTGGGGCCTCGCTTCCGACGGGCTCACGCTGCGGATTGTCCGCGACAACGCGAGCCTCACGCGCCCCGCTTGGATCGAGATCGACCTCGCGCGCATCTTCACCGAGCGCCTGTATCCCGACTTCGCCGCCGCGTGGTTGGTGCTCCACCGCTCGCGCTTCGGGCGCGCAGACCGAGATCCCGCGAGCTGCGCGCTCGAAGCGTGGCACTCATCAGCGCGTTCGGAGGGAACCCGAGCCCGGGAGCGCCTGCGCGGTGGCTTCGAAGATGCGATCCTGGCACTCGGCCAGGGCTTCCTCTCGCACCCGTCGAATCAGGCGCTTCGCAAGGCACTGCACGACGGCTCGCTGACGAAGAAGGCCTACTTCGGCGAGCTGCTGCGCCTCGTGTACCGGCTCATCTTCTTGCTCGCCATCGAAGAGCGCGAGCTGCTGCACCCCAAGAACGCGACGAACGACGCCAAGGCGCGCTACGCCCTTGGCTACAGCATGAAGCGCCTGCGCGACCGCTCCTCGCGACGCGCGGCGCAGGACCGGCACGGCGACTTCTGGGAGGCGTTGAAGGTCGTCTTCCGTGGGCTCTCGAACGGCGAAGCCGCGCTCGGCCTGCCCGCGCTCGGCGGTCTGTTCGCGCCTACGCAGTGCCCGAACCTCGACGGGGCGAGCCTCGACAACCGCGCGCTGCTCGGCGCGGTCTTCAAGCTCTGCTGGCTGCGTGAGTCGAGTGGCCTCTCGCGCGTAAACTGGCGCGACATGGGCGCCGACGAGCTGGGGTACGTCTACGAGGGGCTGCTCGAACTCGACCCGCACATCACCCAAGACGGCAGGACGTTCTCGCTGGTTGACCACCGCGGCAACGATCGCAAGACCTCAGGGAGCTACTACACGCCTGAAAGCCTCGTCTCGGTGCTGCTCGACAGCGCGCTCGAGCCCGTCATCGCCGACACGATCGCCAAGCATCCGACGTCGACGGCGAAGGCGTTGCTCGATCTGGCGATCGTCGATCCTGCTTGTGGCTCGGGGCACTTCTTGTTGGTCGCTGCGCGCAGGCTCGCCACCCACGTAGCCCGCGTCTCGGCGAGCGGCACGCCATCCGCCGAGGAGTACCAGCGCGCGCTGCGGCAGGTGGTGGCCAAGTGCATCTTCGGCGTCGATCTGAACCCGATGGCCATAGAGCTTTGCAAGGTCAGCCTGTGGATGGAGGCGGTCGATCCTGGCTTGCCGCTCACCTTTCTCGACTCGCACATCCAGCACGGCAACGCGCTGATCGGAACCACGCCCGCGCTCATGGCGAATGGCGTCCCCGACGCCGCGTGGGACCCGATCGAGGGCGACGACAAGAAGACCGCGAGCGCGCTCAGGAAGAAGAACAAGGTCGAGGCCAAGCAGAGCACCCTCAACCTCAGCTCGCGCGCGGTCGATGAAGCTAAGGCCGTCACGCAGGCCGTGGCGGACCTCGACGCCGAGAGCGATACGGATGCGGCGAGCCTCAAAGGCAAGGAGCAGCACTGGACCGGCATCCTCTCGTCGGATGCGTACCGGCATCAGAAGCTGGTCGCTGATGCCTGGTGCTCCGCTTTCGTCTGGCCGAAGCATCCCGGCCCCTTCGCCGAGGCAGCGCCCACGAACGGTGTGTGGCACAGGCTGCGCGACGTGGGCACGGCGTCGCAGACCACCACGACGACAACGAGCGAGCTTGCCGAGCAGTACCGCTTCTTCCATTGGCACCTGCAGTTCCCCCAGGTGTTCGCCAAGGGTGGCTTCGATGTCGTGCTCGGCAATCCGCCGTGGGAGCGCGTGAAGCTGCAAGAGCAGGAGTTCTTCGCGCCACGCGACGAAGAGATCGCGAACGCGCCCAATGCGTCGGCCCGCAAGAAGCTCATCGCGCGGCTGCCCGCGACGAACCCGGCGCTATGGGAGGAGTGGACCACCGCGAGCCGCAGGGCCGAGGGCGAGAGCCACACGATCCGGCAGTCAGGGCGCTATCCGCTGTGCGGCAAGGGCGACGTGAATACCTATGCCATCTTCGCCGAGCACAACCGCAGCGTGCTTGGGCCTTGCGGCCGCGCTGGCTTCATCGTGCCGACGGGCATCGCGACGGACGACACAACGAAGGAGTACTTCGGCACGCTCGTCACTGGACGCGAGCTAGCAACCTTCTACAGCTTCGAGAACGAGGAGTTCGTCTTCCCTGGCGTCCATCACGCCTTTCGCTTCGCGCTCCTGACGGTCACGCGTGCGCAGACCAAGGCTGCTGCCGACCTCGTCTTCTTCGCTCGACAGGTCACAGCCCTGGACGACCCCGAGCGCCACTTCTCGCTCACGCCGGCCGACTTCGAGGCGCTCAACCCGAACACACGAACCTGCCCGACGTTTCGCTCGCGCCGTGACGCCGACATCAACCTCGCGATGTATCGCCGTGTCGGCGTTCTGTGGCGCGAGGATGACCCCGACGGCAACCCGTGGGGCGTGCGCTTCATGGCCATGCTCCACATGGCCAACGACTCGGGTCTGTTCCGCACGCGCACCGAGCTTGAGGCGGCCGGTTGGAAGCTCGACGGCAACTGCTTCGTGCTCAACCCCCAGCGCGCACTGCCGCTCATCGAGGCGAAGATGGTGCACCATTTCGACCATCGCTACGGCACGTATGAAGGGCAGTCGGAAGCGCAAGCCAATCAAGGTAAGCTGCCGGAATTCGACGATGCGGCGCACGCTGATCCCAATCGGCTGACGCTCCCGAATTACTGGGTTCCTTCGTCTGATGTTCGGGACCGTTTGGCGGAGCGCTGGTCTCGAGGATGGTTGCTTGGCTGGCGCAACATCTGTCGGAGCACAGATCAAAGGACTGTGCTGATGTCGCTCTTTCCCGCAGTCGGTGTCGCTCATTCCATGCATCTCATGACCGCGTCCCGGCCGCCGCTGGAACTAGCAGTTCTGTACGCGACGCTGGTCTCGTTCGTCGTCGACTACGCCGCGAGACAGAAGGTGGGCGGCACCAACCTTACGCATGGCTATATGCGCCAGTTTCCCGTTCCCTCGCCCGATTTCTTCCTGCGCAACGCTCCATGGGATTGGATGCCGATCCGTGACTGGATCACCCCGCGCGTCATCGAGCTCACCTATACCGCCTGGGATCTTGAGCCATTCGCTCTCGATGTCGGCGACGGAGGCCCGCCGTACGTGTGGGACCCCGAACGTCGCTTCCTGCTGCGCGCCGAACTCGACGCCGCCTTCTTCCACCTCTACGGGCTCTCACGCGACGACGTGGACTACATCATGGGCACTTTCCCGGTTGTGAAGAAGAACGACGAGAAGGCCTACGGCGAGTTCCGTACCAAGCGCGTCGTGCTTGAACGCTACGACGCGCTCGCTGCTTCTGCGGCCAGTGGCAAGCCATACGTCTCACCGCTCGGCCCACCGAGGAGGGCCTAA
- a CDS encoding helicase-related protein, whose product MTDVAFSPGTLVTARGREWMVLAGSTADTLRVRPISGSEEDQTLIYLPLEPQGVREARFPLPDQRHLGGHDAALLLRDALLLSMRRGAGPFRSFGQISVEPRAYQLVPLLMALKLEPVRLLIADDVGVGKTIEAALILREMLDRGDIERSVVLCPPHLVEQWVTELEGHFNLQAVAVTASSAKRLERAIPPGVSLFQVHPHTVVSLDYIKSQERRANFLHHCPDFVIVDEAHACVGNGQGHHQRYNLLRGLADDADRHLVLLTATPHSGDDTAFYRLLGLLDRSFEGLQAATENKKERERLRERLGSHFVQRRRVDIAEWQESGLFPKRETRELTYKFTGEWEAFFNAVLDYCAEIVAGDENNAAAQRLNFWGTLALLRCAASSPMAAVLALRTRAGEELSPDERGELLDRLFDGDADSLVEDDVEPPAATDDPALTALAAQAEKLAGQAGDPKLKVVSDHVVELLNDKDHAYHPVIFCRYITTAHYLGKHLKRRLPDATVEVITGELPAEEREARVAKLGDVEGHRVLVATDCLSEGINLQDHFDAVIHYDLSWNPTRHEQREGRVDRFGQTSPTVRATLMYGSNNPVDGAVLEVILRKAERIRKELGVPVPIPDEGHSLTQALLKGVLLRRKDAQTPMPTKQLALFEEGWATAEEKAKANRTIFAQRRLRPEDVLPEWNKSLAAIGGRDAVKRFTDRALTRFGAGLEDMRHGFKAPTASLPEEVRERLDAEGLTGTLRIDFRYPAPPPCRAVQRSHPLVAVLAETLLERSLNSVADPNSPSVLGRVGCWVSDAVTKRTTLALLRLRHQLVIRRGRRDSTLLVEEATGLAWAGQSGQLLRGSEVMALLNAPPLADVPPHVREREAAKALALLGERANELEAFAKERANALLDDHLRVRAAAYHDEKAETRARSAQVEALPRPDVIGVFVLLPKVG is encoded by the coding sequence ATGACCGACGTTGCCTTCAGCCCCGGAACCCTCGTAACGGCTCGAGGCCGCGAGTGGATGGTGCTCGCGGGGAGCACCGCCGACACCCTGCGCGTGCGACCGATCTCGGGTTCCGAGGAGGACCAGACTCTCATCTACTTGCCGCTCGAGCCGCAGGGTGTACGCGAGGCGCGCTTCCCCTTGCCGGACCAGCGCCACCTTGGTGGCCACGATGCCGCACTCCTGCTCCGCGACGCACTCCTCCTCTCGATGCGCCGAGGCGCTGGCCCCTTCCGCAGCTTCGGTCAGATCTCCGTCGAGCCGCGCGCCTATCAGCTCGTGCCGCTGTTGATGGCGCTTAAGCTGGAGCCGGTACGCCTGCTCATCGCCGACGATGTGGGCGTCGGCAAGACCATCGAGGCCGCGCTCATCCTCCGCGAGATGCTAGATCGCGGCGACATCGAGCGCAGCGTCGTCTTGTGTCCGCCCCACCTCGTCGAGCAGTGGGTCACCGAGCTCGAGGGGCACTTCAACCTGCAAGCCGTCGCGGTCACCGCTTCGAGCGCCAAGCGGCTGGAGCGCGCCATTCCTCCCGGCGTCAGCCTCTTCCAGGTCCACCCACACACCGTCGTCAGCCTTGACTACATCAAGAGCCAAGAGCGACGCGCGAACTTCCTCCACCATTGCCCGGACTTTGTGATCGTTGATGAGGCGCACGCCTGCGTTGGCAATGGGCAGGGACACCATCAACGGTACAACCTGCTCCGCGGGCTCGCGGACGACGCCGACCGTCACTTGGTGTTGCTCACTGCCACTCCGCACAGCGGTGACGACACGGCCTTCTACCGCCTGCTTGGCCTCCTCGACCGCAGCTTCGAGGGACTGCAAGCCGCGACCGAGAACAAGAAGGAACGCGAACGGCTGCGCGAGCGCCTCGGCAGCCACTTCGTGCAGCGGCGCCGCGTCGACATCGCCGAGTGGCAGGAGTCGGGACTCTTCCCCAAGCGCGAGACCCGCGAGCTCACCTACAAGTTCACGGGTGAGTGGGAGGCGTTCTTCAACGCCGTGCTCGACTACTGCGCCGAGATCGTCGCGGGCGACGAGAACAACGCGGCCGCGCAGCGCCTGAACTTCTGGGGCACGCTCGCGCTCCTCCGCTGCGCGGCGTCGAGCCCAATGGCCGCCGTGCTCGCGCTCCGTACCCGTGCGGGCGAGGAGCTGTCGCCTGACGAGCGAGGGGAGCTGCTCGACCGCCTCTTCGATGGCGACGCCGACAGCCTGGTCGAAGATGACGTCGAGCCGCCGGCCGCGACCGATGATCCCGCGCTCACAGCGCTCGCGGCGCAAGCGGAGAAGCTTGCCGGTCAAGCGGGCGATCCGAAGCTCAAGGTCGTATCCGATCACGTCGTCGAGCTACTGAACGATAAGGATCACGCCTACCACCCCGTCATCTTTTGTCGCTACATCACGACCGCGCACTACCTAGGCAAACACCTCAAAAGGCGCCTCCCTGATGCCACCGTCGAGGTGATCACGGGCGAGCTTCCGGCAGAGGAGCGAGAAGCGCGTGTCGCGAAGCTCGGCGATGTCGAGGGGCACCGCGTGCTCGTCGCCACCGACTGCTTGTCTGAAGGGATCAACCTGCAAGACCACTTCGATGCGGTTATCCACTACGACTTGTCGTGGAACCCCACGCGCCACGAACAGCGCGAAGGCCGCGTCGATCGCTTTGGTCAGACCAGCCCCACGGTGCGCGCGACCTTGATGTACGGCAGCAATAACCCGGTCGACGGTGCCGTGCTCGAGGTGATCCTTCGCAAGGCCGAGCGCATCCGCAAAGAGCTCGGCGTGCCTGTTCCAATTCCCGACGAGGGCCACTCGCTCACACAGGCGCTGCTCAAAGGCGTGCTGCTGCGGCGTAAGGATGCGCAAACGCCCATGCCGACGAAGCAGCTCGCGCTCTTCGAGGAGGGCTGGGCGACGGCCGAAGAGAAGGCCAAGGCGAACCGCACCATCTTTGCGCAGCGCCGACTGAGGCCCGAAGACGTCCTGCCTGAATGGAACAAAAGCCTCGCTGCGATCGGTGGGCGCGACGCCGTCAAGCGCTTCACCGACCGCGCGCTCACGCGCTTCGGCGCCGGGCTCGAAGATATGCGGCACGGCTTCAAGGCACCCACCGCGTCGCTCCCGGAAGAGGTACGCGAGCGCCTCGATGCCGAGGGCCTGACGGGGACCTTGCGGATCGACTTCCGGTATCCAGCGCCGCCGCCGTGTCGTGCGGTGCAGCGGAGCCATCCGCTGGTCGCGGTGCTCGCCGAGACGCTCCTCGAGCGCAGCTTGAACAGCGTTGCGGACCCCAACTCCCCCTCGGTGCTCGGTCGCGTCGGCTGCTGGGTGTCGGACGCGGTGACCAAGCGCACGACGCTGGCACTGCTGCGGCTGCGCCACCAGCTCGTCATCCGCCGAGGTCGCCGAGACAGCACGCTGCTCGTCGAAGAGGCCACTGGACTCGCGTGGGCGGGGCAGTCCGGTCAGCTTCTTCGGGGATCCGAGGTCATGGCTCTGCTCAATGCGCCGCCGTTGGCCGACGTTCCGCCTCATGTGCGCGAGCGCGAGGCCGCAAAGGCGCTCGCGCTGCTCGGTGAACGGGCGAACGAACTGGAGGCCTTCGCGAAGGAGCGCGCTAACGCCCTTTTGGACGACCACCTGCGCGTTCGCGCCGCCGCCTACCATGACGAAAAGGCTGAGACCCGCGCGCGTAGCGCGCAGGTCGAGGCCCTGCCCAGACCCGACGTGATCGGCGTCTTCGTCCTGCTCCCGAAGGTTGGCTGA